DNA sequence from the Sphingomonas taxi genome:
GCTTTGTACGTACGTCCCCCCATTCGGTGCCATCCATTCGTCCCGACAATACCGCGGTTTGCGTGTCGCGTCCGAGATGAACGGGTGGCAGAAGTTGGGAGGCGAACGTCGGGCGTCTAGCGACTGCTTCTGGGTCGTCGGCGAGATTTTGATTCAAGGGGATGGAGTTTTTATCGGCTTAGCTGCTGCCGGGTGAGGCGAGGGTTCTCGTAGAGGTCGCGGCAGGCACGCAGCCGGAAGCGATCCACCAGCGCTGCCAGCGATGTTCGGCGGCATCGTGGAGGATATGGCATCGCTGGGATAGCGCCTTGAGATTACCCGGCGCGCTACTGCCCGGATCATGGTCGAGATGCGCGCAGGCGAGTACCACCTTGGTGATCCGCACCGCGCCGAGCGCGACCCCGGTCCTGACGCGATGCGCCGGCCGCGGTCGCTCCGCCAGCAGCGTGCCTCGCCATCCCACCAGCGCCCATCGCCAAAATGGGCGACGTGTCGCAAATGCGGCCGCCGGCATTGTTCGCAGCGTGCACCGGCGCGGCGGAAGCGCACGGTCGCCGACAGCTGCTGCCAGTCTATCGGATAGAGCCCGCGGTTCTCGGGGCGGATCGGCATGCTGATTCTTTAAGTCAGCCGCAGGCAGAACAAAAGGGAAATCTGCCGGCAAGGTGATCCTTCGGTGGTTGAGCTACTCAGATGAGATGGGTCGGTGTAGCCTCTATCTTACGCTTGGATGGGACGCAGGCCCTTAAGAATGTTGCCCTCGGTCGACAGGTAATTGTCGAAATAGTCAAAGCGAGGCGTATTGGCGAACAACAGATAGTAGTATTTCATCTGCTCGGACCACCAGTAACCGGGGCAGTGATCGGCCTGACGCTTGGGCGTTGCTGTCACGTCGGCAAGGTCCGTGTAGCCAAAGGGAGCCTTGTTCCACCGCTTCATCGCCTCAAAGTGAAGGCGACCAATCTCGCGCCAGCGTGGGCTTCGATCGATCAGCCAGAGTGTGAAGGCCGCGTCGGCGAGTTCGGGGCGCAGCGCGTTGGTGACCTGCGTCGGCCGCGATGTCGCATAGTCATAGCCTTCTGGCAGGACACCATAGCTCGCCTGCACCTTGGCCCAGCTCTCGGTGTAGGCGGCACCCTGTTTGAGTGCGCCACCTTGGCCGAGCAGGCCGCCATAGAAGGAGGCGAGCTCGTCCTGCTCGGTCGAAATCACGGCGCCGGTCTCGAAGTCAACGTCGGCGAACCACAGCTGATGATCCTTCCAGACCTGCTGATGCTTGAGGATAGCGACAGTGCACACATCGTACATGCGCTTACAGTCGGCATCGCTGAACAGCTGCCAGCTATCCCACAGATACTCGAAGAAGCTGTCGCAATAGGAGCCGATCGTCGCGGTGCGGGAGCGCCAGGCGCCGCTCAGCACGTCGATCTTGGTCGCCACCAGATCGAGAGGCGAGCGCCGCTCGAAAACCGCGATCATCGCCTTGCGTGCGGCTTTTGCATAACGAGGATCACCGGTCAGCTGGCTGAGCGTGCCCCATTCGGGCAGATACGCTTATGGCGGTGGCGCCTGGTCAGGGCATCCTGGCGCACCGCAACGCCGACGGGAGCATCCATACCTATGTCGCGGTAAACCGGCCGGAGGCTTGGCTGACGAACGACGTGGGTTCCGCGACCAAGCGGGTAGCGGCCTTATTTGATGGATGGGCACCGCCGCTCCGAGCGCTGATCGCCGGCAGCGACGCGCTGCCGGTCGTGCGTCCCATTCACGCGCTGCCTCCTTTGCTCACTTGGCCGCGAGCGCCGGGCGTCACGCTGTTGGGTGACGCGGCGCATCTGATGTCACCTTTTGCAGGTGAAGGTGCAAACCTTGCTATGCTTGACGGCGCGGAGCTGGGGCATGCACTGGTCCACAGCTCAGGTGACCGCGAAGGTGCGTTGGCTGCTTTTGAAAGTGACATGTTCGCGCGCAGCGGTCCGGTCGCACAGCGCAGCGCCGCCAACCTCTCGCGCTTCTTCGGACCGGACGCGCCTACGGATGTCGTTGAGCTCTTCGCCAGCCGATGAACAAACGTCCGTTTTGAGGAAGCGCGGATTGTGCCGTGGATGACCACATCTGGGTCAACTGGACAGGCTCGCCGCCAGCGACGAACAAACCTCGGTCGCGCGAATTTGTCATTAACCTTCATAGCTTATGCCCGGCGGGCAAAAGCCGGGGGCAGCGATGATACGGGTGGGCGGGGAAGGGGAAACCGGCCGGCGGAACCAGGCAATCGACAGTCTGCGTGGGTTGCTCGTCCTGGCCGTCATCGTCGGCCATTATTACGAGCTGAGCGACCGGCATGGTTTCCTAGCATGGCTCGGCGCCGGCGTCCGGATGCCGCTGTTCATCGGTCTTGCCGGCTATCTGTTCAATCTCGAGAGTGCCCGCACCCGGCCGCTGACGAGCACGTTGCGCAAATACGGGCAGCGGCTGATCATCCCCTGGGCAGTCGCGTGCGCGGTGTATCTGACGAGCGCAACGCAGCTCACGCCGCTGTCGCTGCTGACCGTGCCGTTGCGGCCGCCCTTCCACTTCTGGTTCGTGCCGGTGATGATGACCTTCATCCTCATCGCCGCGCTGAGCCGGCGCTCGCCGCTCGCCATGCTCGGCGTCGCGATCCCGATCAGTATCGCCGCCATGTACATGCTCGGTGTCCAGCACGTCATCCAGCAGGGCTATGCAGCCTGGCTGCCCGATCGCCGATTCTTCATCTATCCCATCTATTTCTTCTACGGCCTGTGGGTCGCCCAGCGTCGGCAGGATCGCACGAAGCTGTATGCGGCGCTGGCGTTGGCGCCGATCGGCCTGCTGTGGTGGTGCACGCTGTACGTCCACCCCTCGATCCCCGGCGAAGTGGCGGCAAGCCTCATAACCTCTTTGTCGCTGATCTGCCTGCTGCCCGGCATCCGCAGTGCGTCGCTGGTCCTTCCCCTGATCGGCGGCATCGGGCGGCAGAGCCTGTTCTTCTACCTATGGCATCCCATGGTCTTTGCGCTCTGGTCGAGTTCGGGCGTGATCGGCATGTCGATGCTGCTGCTCTCGATCGCCACCTTGTTCGCGGGCTGCGCCTTGCTCGCGCGCAGCGACGCCGCATCCCGCGTCTTCGGCATTACTCGCCGCAGGCACCGGCCTCCGGTCGAGGCCATGGCTTTTGAGCCGATTCCGTTGCGGGAGCGCAACGCATGACATCGGCAAAGCTACTAGCACGCACCGGAATGTTGACCTTGGCCTGGCTCGCGGTGCTGCCGATCCTCGCCATGCTGCTCGGCGCGATGGTGCCGATCGTGCCGTGGCTACGCATCTTCGCGAGCGATCTCGTGCCCAATTGGGTGTCCTGGTTTCTGTTGGGGGCGCTGATCATCGGCGCGCTGGGCGTGCTGGCGCATCGGGCGCGAGCGACGCGGGTCACACTCGCGCTGATCGCAGCCGCGGCCGGAACGGCTCTGGCGGCCGCGATCGTCATGCTCCATTTGCTGCAAGTGGCCTGGGCGAATGGCGCGAGGGTAGACCTGCTCAGCACCCTGTCGGTGCGTCAATTCAGCGAGGCCGCCAGCCCGGATCGTAGCCTCGTCTATGCGCGACGGCCGCGCGAGGCGCTGTGGCTCGACGTCTATCAGCCGGCCGACGTGCAGGCCGGCCCGCGTCGCCCCGTCCTGGTCGTCGTTCATGGCGGTGGTTTCATCGAGGGCAGCCGCCGGGTCGGCGCCGCCAACATGCGCCGCTACGCCGATAGCGGCTGGATCGTGGTGAGCATCGACTATCGACTGGCAAGGCCGGACCGACCGACCTGGAACCTCGCCACGCGCGACGTCCGGTGCGCCCTGCGTTGGGTCGCGGCGCATGCGCGCGGGCTCCATGCCGATGCGGACCGGGTTACGCTGTTCGGCGTCTCGGCCGGCGGCAATCTGGCGATGGCGGCCGCTTATACCAACGACGATGGTGCGGACGACGCGCGCTGCGGGTCGCGCACGCCATCGATCGCCGCGGTCATCGTCAAGGCGCCGCTGATCTCGCCGCTCGCCTCCTGGCAACGCGAGGGCGAATTGCAGGGGCAGCAGCGCTTGTACATGAGCCGCTACATCGGTGGTCCACCCGAGCGCTATCCCGAACGTTACGCCGCGCTGGACCTGCGGCGGCTGAGCACACGCGGCAATCCGCCGACGTTGATCCTGGCGGGGAAGAACGATCCGCTGCTGCCGGCAGCCAGCGTTGAGGATTTTGCACGCCGGTCGATGGCGGCAGGCAATGCCGTGGATCTGCTCATGCTCCCTTATTCGGGGCACAATTTCAACACGACCTTCAACAGCATTACCAACCAACTGTCGATCGCGACGATCACGCGATTCATGAACCGCTATTCAAGAGAACTTCCGGATCCTCAATCGAAGGTCAAGACGCAATGATCATAAAGCGCGAATGACGCTGGCAGCGGGGGCGACGGCGGAGTAGTAGATTGTAAGGAATCCGTTGAAGCAGGGAGCAACCCGTGCCAGTGCCTTAGGTTCGCAGGCATGATCTTGAGTCGGCCTCGACGCAGATAGCGCGACATGGCCGGAACACGATCTGCAGTTTGTTATTTAGGCTAATTCTCATTAAAAGCCAGGACGTTCTAAGGAAGTTTGTATCATGGGCCGCGGTAACCGAACAAGCCC
Encoded proteins:
- a CDS encoding glycoside hydrolase family 47 protein; translation: MPEWGTLSQLTGDPRYAKAARKAMIAVFERRSPLDLVATKIDVLSGAWRSRTATIGSYCDSFFEYLWDSWQLFSDADCKRMYDVCTVAILKHQQVWKDHQLWFADVDFETGAVISTEQDELASFYGGLLGQGGALKQGAAYTESWAKVQASYGVLPEGYDYATSRPTQVTNALRPELADAAFTLWLIDRSPRWREIGRLHFEAMKRWNKAPFGYTDLADVTATPKRQADHCPGYWWSEQMKYYYLLFANTPRFDYFDNYLSTEGNILKGLRPIQA
- a CDS encoding alpha/beta hydrolase — encoded protein: MLTLAWLAVLPILAMLLGAMVPIVPWLRIFASDLVPNWVSWFLLGALIIGALGVLAHRARATRVTLALIAAAAGTALAAAIVMLHLLQVAWANGARVDLLSTLSVRQFSEAASPDRSLVYARRPREALWLDVYQPADVQAGPRRPVLVVVHGGGFIEGSRRVGAANMRRYADSGWIVVSIDYRLARPDRPTWNLATRDVRCALRWVAAHARGLHADADRVTLFGVSAGGNLAMAAAYTNDDGADDARCGSRTPSIAAVIVKAPLISPLASWQREGELQGQQRLYMSRYIGGPPERYPERYAALDLRRLSTRGNPPTLILAGKNDPLLPAASVEDFARRSMAAGNAVDLLMLPYSGHNFNTTFNSITNQLSIATITRFMNRYSRELPDPQSKVKTQ
- a CDS encoding acyltransferase family protein, whose amino-acid sequence is MPGGQKPGAAMIRVGGEGETGRRNQAIDSLRGLLVLAVIVGHYYELSDRHGFLAWLGAGVRMPLFIGLAGYLFNLESARTRPLTSTLRKYGQRLIIPWAVACAVYLTSATQLTPLSLLTVPLRPPFHFWFVPVMMTFILIAALSRRSPLAMLGVAIPISIAAMYMLGVQHVIQQGYAAWLPDRRFFIYPIYFFYGLWVAQRRQDRTKLYAALALAPIGLLWWCTLYVHPSIPGEVAASLITSLSLICLLPGIRSASLVLPLIGGIGRQSLFFYLWHPMVFALWSSSGVIGMSMLLLSIATLFAGCALLARSDAASRVFGITRRRHRPPVEAMAFEPIPLRERNA
- a CDS encoding FAD-dependent oxidoreductase; amino-acid sequence: MAVAPGQGILAHRNADGSIHTYVAVNRPEAWLTNDVGSATKRVAALFDGWAPPLRALIAGSDALPVVRPIHALPPLLTWPRAPGVTLLGDAAHLMSPFAGEGANLAMLDGAELGHALVHSSGDREGALAAFESDMFARSGPVAQRSAANLSRFFGPDAPTDVVELFASR